One Amaranthus tricolor cultivar Red isolate AtriRed21 chromosome 1, ASM2621246v1, whole genome shotgun sequence DNA window includes the following coding sequences:
- the LOC130812716 gene encoding uncharacterized protein LOC130812716 isoform X5, producing MDTNTNVTTHTTLTLTNAENLAIIEDRSVTQQAQDQQQDEVNYEEPIYVIQDGDSNGFTFKQNKVDVVEFSLPENDGRDEEAEIEPITSGFCKSSETSAGLKYVDSLLNERSNGVNGALSEKYNGENVVNKILIVSGQREIFQSENSQEDEPEGEEFDVERVMKEQKTHDMYCPNCNKCITDRVILKRRKRKIREISKDVPPEVNPGQMTPMHPDEVSNPVERMPVSETLQNERRERDSESRLEAISCFSCFSIFISKGNGFLCWRFKPKLTVTQHSDVPSAGYIDATGRDDEKGTAFPLWILTCCQPYHAEKPATDALPEKGQLASSPSQYTHTPLPPEYQPTVSLDSDLPTSRGPVDDISSQPVPLDPVRPEKAAENNIPLWILTLCQPTESVNNAPRTGTKLPTDDMKFPFTPSDEFPVHPIQSATVLDSGIHYYCNQILLITHIFSLVLCSINDAETKLPSEQQTHAASDKDEPISSLDTDPPPTNEDGTRIQNYESDLSTAPSKDTTEYPISQLPIKDEPGQLIVRKPVNPRISGEDIPSQLDLPEPPSTPPKGDVIVEMPDPPKPQPSDMQPGVSASGSRPLVDVEEPLIQHLHEPPIPGIGVDILKAIVYGGLLECIISLSVITSAAGGDATTLNIVALGLANVFGGLIVLFHNIRVLKHEHALERYEQQLGRPENFVLHAVVAMLSYVVFGLISPIIYGFSFSKSDNKNYKLTTLAAASLVCIAILSVGKAHVRRPPKYFQTVFYYICMGFIVFGVGYAAGDLINTLLKKLNVFDYRVAPVAVPVLGNGAVSRGLSVY from the exons ATGGACACCAATACAAATGTTACTACTCATACTACTCTTACTCTTACAAATGCTGAAAATCTTGCAATTATTGAGGATAGATCTGTTACTCAACAAGCTCAGGATCAGCAACAAGACGAGGTTAACTATGAGGAGCCCATCTATGTAATTCAGGATGGAG ACAGCAATGGATTtacttttaaacaaaataaagtaGATGTTGTTGAGTTTTCTCTTCCAGAGAATGACGGAAGAGATGAGGAAGCAGAAATTGAGCCTATTACTTCAGGTTTCTGCAAAAGCTCAGAAACTTCTGCTGGCCTCAAATATGTGGATAGCTTGTTAAATGAGAGATCTAATGGAGTCAATGGCGCATTATCTGAGAAATATAATGGTGAAAACGTAGTGAACAAAATTCTTATAGTAAGTGGCCAAAGGGAAATCTTTCAATCCGAAAATTCTCAGGAAGATGAACCGGAAGGAGAAGAATTTGATGTAGAGAGAGTGATGAAGGAGCAAAAAACTCATGATATGTATTGCCCTAATTGTAATAAATGTATTACTGACAGGGTCATTCTGAAAAGACGAAAGAGAAAAATTAGGGAAATTTCTAAAGATGTACCTCCTGAGGTAAATCCTGGTCAAATGACTCCAATGCATCCTGATGAAGTTTCTAATCCTGTTGAAAGAATGCCCGTTAGTGAAACTCTTCAAAATGAACGGCGGGAAAGAGATTCTGAGTCACGTCTTGAAGCGATTTCGTGCTTTTCATGTTTcagcattttcatttctaaag GGAACGGTTTTCTATGCTGGAGATTCAAACCTAAATTAACTGTTACTCAGCATTCAG ATGTGCCTTCAGCTGGATACATAGATGCAACAGGAAGAGATGATGAAAAAG GCACAGCTTTTCCTTTGTGGATTTTGACTTGCTGTCAACCTTACCATGCGGAAAAGCCAG CTACAGATGCTCTGCCCGAAAAAGGTCAACTTGCTTCATCtccgtctcaat ATACACATACACCATTACCTCCTGAATATCAACCTACTGTGTCACTTGATTCTG ATTTACCAACTTCTAGAGGACCTGTTGATG ATATCTCATCCCAACCAGTACCTCTTGATCCTGTAAGGCCCGAAAAAG CCGCAGAGAATAATATTCCACTGTGGATCCTGACCCTTTGTCAGCCTACTGAGAGCGTCAATAACGCACCAAGAACAG GTACCAAACTTCCAACTGATGACATGAAATTTCCTTTTACACCATCTGATG AGTTCCCAGTACATCCTATTCAATCTGCTACAGTACTTGACTCAGGTATACACTATTATTGCAACCAAATTCTTCTTATCACTCACATCTTTAGTTTGGTGTTGTGTTCCATCAACGATGCAGAAACCAAGTTACCGTCAGAGCAGCAAACTCATGCAGCATCTGACAAAG ACGAGCCAATATCCTCTCTAGATACCGATCCTCCACCAACAAATGAAGACG GTACAAGAATCCAAAACTATGAGAGTGATCTTTCTACTGCACCATCTAAAG ATACAACAGAATATCCTATTTCACAACTTCCTATAAAAGATGAACCCG GACAACTCATAGTACGTAAGCCTGTAAATCCCAGAATTTCTGGTGAAG ACATTCCATCACAGCTCGATCTGCCAGAACCTCCTTCGACTCCTCCAAAAG GAGATGTGATCGTAGAAATGCCTGATCCACCTAAGCCTCAGCCTTCAGATATGCAACCTGGTGTATCTGCATCTGGATCAAGGCCTTTAGTTGACGTTGAGGAACCACTAATTCAACATTTACATGAACCTCCGATACCTGGAATTGGTGTGGACATATTAAAAGCTATTGTATATGGAGGTCTCTTGGAATGCATCATCAGCTTAAGTGTTATTACCTCAGCAGCCGGTGGAGATGCCACCACAT TAAATATTGTAGCTTTGGGGCTAGCAAACGTTTTTGGAGGATTAATTGTTCTTTTTCATAAT ATAAGGGTGCTAAAACATGAGCATGCATTGGAGCGTTATGAACAACAGCTTGGGAGGCCAGAAAACTTTGTGCTGCATGCAGTTGTTGCCATGTTATCCTATGTTGTTTTTGGTCTAATATCTCCTATCATCTATGGTTTTTCCTTCAGCAAAAGCGATAACAAGAATTATAAGCTCACAACACTTGCAGCTGCTTCACTTGTTTGCATAGCAATCCTTTCTGTAGGGAAGGCGCATGTCCGAAGGCCTCCAAAGTACTTTCAAACAGTCTTCTATTACATATGTATGGGATTCATTGTCTTCGGTGTTGGATATGCTGCAGGTGATCTCATCAACACACTACTTAAGAAGCTCAATGTGTTCGACTATAGAGTCGCGCCTGTTGCTGTGCCAGTGCTCGGAAATGGAGCAGTGAGCAGGGGATTGTCGGTTTATTAG
- the LOC130812716 gene encoding uncharacterized protein LOC130812716 isoform X12, protein MDTNTNVTTHTTLTLTNAENLAIIEDRSVTQQAQDQQQDEVNYEEPIYVIQDGDSNGFTFKQNKVDVVEFSLPENDGRDEEAEIEPITSGFCKSSETSAGLKYVDSLLNERSNGVNGALSEKYNGENVVNKILIVSGQREIFQSENSQEDEPEGEEFDVERVMKEQKTHDMYCPNCNKCITDRVILKRRKRKIREISKDVPPEVNPGQMTPMHPDEVSNPVERMPVSETLQNERRERDSESRLEAISCFSCFSIFISKGNGFLCWRFKPKLTVTQHSDVPSAGYIDATGRDDEKGTAFPLWILTCCQPYHAEKPVSKPGPKSPPIPEKDVLPQQSEFPSQPSHATDALPEKGQLASSPSQYTHTPLPPEYQPTVSLDSDLPTSRGPVDDISSQPVPLDPVRPEKAAENNIPLWILTLCQPTESVNNAPRTGTKLPTDDMKFPFTPSDEFPVHPIQSATVLDSGIHYYCNQILLITHIFSLVLCSINDAETKLPSEQQTHAASDKDEPISSLDTDPPPTNEDGTRIQNYESDLSTAPSKDTTEYPISQLPIKDEPGQLIVRKPVNPRISGEDIPSQLDLPEPPSTPPKGDVIVEMPDPPKPQPSDMQPGVSASGSRPLVDVEEPLIQHLHEPPIPGIGVDILKAIVYGGLLECIISLSVITSAAGGDATTLNIVALGLANVFGGLIVLFHNVISSTHYLRSSMCSTIESRLLLCQCSEMEQ, encoded by the exons ATGGACACCAATACAAATGTTACTACTCATACTACTCTTACTCTTACAAATGCTGAAAATCTTGCAATTATTGAGGATAGATCTGTTACTCAACAAGCTCAGGATCAGCAACAAGACGAGGTTAACTATGAGGAGCCCATCTATGTAATTCAGGATGGAG ACAGCAATGGATTtacttttaaacaaaataaagtaGATGTTGTTGAGTTTTCTCTTCCAGAGAATGACGGAAGAGATGAGGAAGCAGAAATTGAGCCTATTACTTCAGGTTTCTGCAAAAGCTCAGAAACTTCTGCTGGCCTCAAATATGTGGATAGCTTGTTAAATGAGAGATCTAATGGAGTCAATGGCGCATTATCTGAGAAATATAATGGTGAAAACGTAGTGAACAAAATTCTTATAGTAAGTGGCCAAAGGGAAATCTTTCAATCCGAAAATTCTCAGGAAGATGAACCGGAAGGAGAAGAATTTGATGTAGAGAGAGTGATGAAGGAGCAAAAAACTCATGATATGTATTGCCCTAATTGTAATAAATGTATTACTGACAGGGTCATTCTGAAAAGACGAAAGAGAAAAATTAGGGAAATTTCTAAAGATGTACCTCCTGAGGTAAATCCTGGTCAAATGACTCCAATGCATCCTGATGAAGTTTCTAATCCTGTTGAAAGAATGCCCGTTAGTGAAACTCTTCAAAATGAACGGCGGGAAAGAGATTCTGAGTCACGTCTTGAAGCGATTTCGTGCTTTTCATGTTTcagcattttcatttctaaag GGAACGGTTTTCTATGCTGGAGATTCAAACCTAAATTAACTGTTACTCAGCATTCAG ATGTGCCTTCAGCTGGATACATAGATGCAACAGGAAGAGATGATGAAAAAG GCACAGCTTTTCCTTTGTGGATTTTGACTTGCTGTCAACCTTACCATGCGGAAAAGCCAG TGTCAAAGCCAGGGCCAAAATCTCCACCAATACCAGAGAAGG ATGTTTTGCCTCAACAAAGCGAATTTCCTTCGCAACCATCTCATG CTACAGATGCTCTGCCCGAAAAAGGTCAACTTGCTTCATCtccgtctcaat ATACACATACACCATTACCTCCTGAATATCAACCTACTGTGTCACTTGATTCTG ATTTACCAACTTCTAGAGGACCTGTTGATG ATATCTCATCCCAACCAGTACCTCTTGATCCTGTAAGGCCCGAAAAAG CCGCAGAGAATAATATTCCACTGTGGATCCTGACCCTTTGTCAGCCTACTGAGAGCGTCAATAACGCACCAAGAACAG GTACCAAACTTCCAACTGATGACATGAAATTTCCTTTTACACCATCTGATG AGTTCCCAGTACATCCTATTCAATCTGCTACAGTACTTGACTCAGGTATACACTATTATTGCAACCAAATTCTTCTTATCACTCACATCTTTAGTTTGGTGTTGTGTTCCATCAACGATGCAGAAACCAAGTTACCGTCAGAGCAGCAAACTCATGCAGCATCTGACAAAG ACGAGCCAATATCCTCTCTAGATACCGATCCTCCACCAACAAATGAAGACG GTACAAGAATCCAAAACTATGAGAGTGATCTTTCTACTGCACCATCTAAAG ATACAACAGAATATCCTATTTCACAACTTCCTATAAAAGATGAACCCG GACAACTCATAGTACGTAAGCCTGTAAATCCCAGAATTTCTGGTGAAG ACATTCCATCACAGCTCGATCTGCCAGAACCTCCTTCGACTCCTCCAAAAG GAGATGTGATCGTAGAAATGCCTGATCCACCTAAGCCTCAGCCTTCAGATATGCAACCTGGTGTATCTGCATCTGGATCAAGGCCTTTAGTTGACGTTGAGGAACCACTAATTCAACATTTACATGAACCTCCGATACCTGGAATTGGTGTGGACATATTAAAAGCTATTGTATATGGAGGTCTCTTGGAATGCATCATCAGCTTAAGTGTTATTACCTCAGCAGCCGGTGGAGATGCCACCACAT TAAATATTGTAGCTTTGGGGCTAGCAAACGTTTTTGGAGGATTAATTGTTCTTTTTCATAAT GTGATCTCATCAACACACTACTTAAGAAGCTCAATGTGTTCGACTATAGAGTCGCGCCTGTTGCTGTGCCAGTGCTCGGAAATGGAGCAGTGA
- the LOC130812716 gene encoding uncharacterized protein LOC130812716 isoform X6, which produces MDTNTNVTTHTTLTLTNAENLAIIEDRSVTQQAQDQQQDEVNYEEPIYVIQDGDSNGFTFKQNKVDVVEFSLPENDGRDEEAEIEPITSGFCKSSETSAGLKYVDSLLNERSNGVNGALSEKYNGENVVNKILIVSGQREIFQSENSQEDEPEGEEFDVERVMKEQKTHDMYCPNCNKCITDRVILKRRKRKIREISKDVPPEVNPGQMTPMHPDEVSNPVERMPVSETLQNERRERDSESRLEAISCFSCFSIFISKGNGFLCWRFKPKLTVTQHSDVPSAGYIDATGRDDEKGTAFPLWILTCCQPYHAEKPVSKPGPKSPPIPEKDVLPQQSEFPSQPSHATDALPEKGQLASSPSQYTHTPLPPEYQPTVSLDSDLPTSRGPVDDISSQPVPLDPVRPEKAAENNIPLWILTLCQPTESVNNAPRTGTKLPTDDMKFPFTPSDEFPVHPIQSATVLDSDEPISSLDTDPPPTNEDGTRIQNYESDLSTAPSKDTTEYPISQLPIKDEPGQLIVRKPVNPRISGEDIPSQLDLPEPPSTPPKGDVIVEMPDPPKPQPSDMQPGVSASGSRPLVDVEEPLIQHLHEPPIPGIGVDILKAIVYGGLLECIISLSVITSAAGGDATTLNIVALGLANVFGGLIVLFHNIRVLKHEHALERYEQQLGRPENFVLHAVVAMLSYVVFGLISPIIYGFSFSKSDNKNYKLTTLAAASLVCIAILSVGKAHVRRPPKYFQTVFYYICMGFIVFGVGYAAGDLINTLLKKLNVFDYRVAPVAVPVLGNGAVSRGLSVY; this is translated from the exons ATGGACACCAATACAAATGTTACTACTCATACTACTCTTACTCTTACAAATGCTGAAAATCTTGCAATTATTGAGGATAGATCTGTTACTCAACAAGCTCAGGATCAGCAACAAGACGAGGTTAACTATGAGGAGCCCATCTATGTAATTCAGGATGGAG ACAGCAATGGATTtacttttaaacaaaataaagtaGATGTTGTTGAGTTTTCTCTTCCAGAGAATGACGGAAGAGATGAGGAAGCAGAAATTGAGCCTATTACTTCAGGTTTCTGCAAAAGCTCAGAAACTTCTGCTGGCCTCAAATATGTGGATAGCTTGTTAAATGAGAGATCTAATGGAGTCAATGGCGCATTATCTGAGAAATATAATGGTGAAAACGTAGTGAACAAAATTCTTATAGTAAGTGGCCAAAGGGAAATCTTTCAATCCGAAAATTCTCAGGAAGATGAACCGGAAGGAGAAGAATTTGATGTAGAGAGAGTGATGAAGGAGCAAAAAACTCATGATATGTATTGCCCTAATTGTAATAAATGTATTACTGACAGGGTCATTCTGAAAAGACGAAAGAGAAAAATTAGGGAAATTTCTAAAGATGTACCTCCTGAGGTAAATCCTGGTCAAATGACTCCAATGCATCCTGATGAAGTTTCTAATCCTGTTGAAAGAATGCCCGTTAGTGAAACTCTTCAAAATGAACGGCGGGAAAGAGATTCTGAGTCACGTCTTGAAGCGATTTCGTGCTTTTCATGTTTcagcattttcatttctaaag GGAACGGTTTTCTATGCTGGAGATTCAAACCTAAATTAACTGTTACTCAGCATTCAG ATGTGCCTTCAGCTGGATACATAGATGCAACAGGAAGAGATGATGAAAAAG GCACAGCTTTTCCTTTGTGGATTTTGACTTGCTGTCAACCTTACCATGCGGAAAAGCCAG TGTCAAAGCCAGGGCCAAAATCTCCACCAATACCAGAGAAGG ATGTTTTGCCTCAACAAAGCGAATTTCCTTCGCAACCATCTCATG CTACAGATGCTCTGCCCGAAAAAGGTCAACTTGCTTCATCtccgtctcaat ATACACATACACCATTACCTCCTGAATATCAACCTACTGTGTCACTTGATTCTG ATTTACCAACTTCTAGAGGACCTGTTGATG ATATCTCATCCCAACCAGTACCTCTTGATCCTGTAAGGCCCGAAAAAG CCGCAGAGAATAATATTCCACTGTGGATCCTGACCCTTTGTCAGCCTACTGAGAGCGTCAATAACGCACCAAGAACAG GTACCAAACTTCCAACTGATGACATGAAATTTCCTTTTACACCATCTGATG AGTTCCCAGTACATCCTATTCAATCTGCTACAGTACTTGACTCAG ACGAGCCAATATCCTCTCTAGATACCGATCCTCCACCAACAAATGAAGACG GTACAAGAATCCAAAACTATGAGAGTGATCTTTCTACTGCACCATCTAAAG ATACAACAGAATATCCTATTTCACAACTTCCTATAAAAGATGAACCCG GACAACTCATAGTACGTAAGCCTGTAAATCCCAGAATTTCTGGTGAAG ACATTCCATCACAGCTCGATCTGCCAGAACCTCCTTCGACTCCTCCAAAAG GAGATGTGATCGTAGAAATGCCTGATCCACCTAAGCCTCAGCCTTCAGATATGCAACCTGGTGTATCTGCATCTGGATCAAGGCCTTTAGTTGACGTTGAGGAACCACTAATTCAACATTTACATGAACCTCCGATACCTGGAATTGGTGTGGACATATTAAAAGCTATTGTATATGGAGGTCTCTTGGAATGCATCATCAGCTTAAGTGTTATTACCTCAGCAGCCGGTGGAGATGCCACCACAT TAAATATTGTAGCTTTGGGGCTAGCAAACGTTTTTGGAGGATTAATTGTTCTTTTTCATAAT ATAAGGGTGCTAAAACATGAGCATGCATTGGAGCGTTATGAACAACAGCTTGGGAGGCCAGAAAACTTTGTGCTGCATGCAGTTGTTGCCATGTTATCCTATGTTGTTTTTGGTCTAATATCTCCTATCATCTATGGTTTTTCCTTCAGCAAAAGCGATAACAAGAATTATAAGCTCACAACACTTGCAGCTGCTTCACTTGTTTGCATAGCAATCCTTTCTGTAGGGAAGGCGCATGTCCGAAGGCCTCCAAAGTACTTTCAAACAGTCTTCTATTACATATGTATGGGATTCATTGTCTTCGGTGTTGGATATGCTGCAGGTGATCTCATCAACACACTACTTAAGAAGCTCAATGTGTTCGACTATAGAGTCGCGCCTGTTGCTGTGCCAGTGCTCGGAAATGGAGCAGTGAGCAGGGGATTGTCGGTTTATTAG
- the LOC130812716 gene encoding uncharacterized protein LOC130812716 isoform X3 — MDTNTNVTTHTTLTLTNAENLAIIEDRSVTQQAQDQQQDEVNYEEPIYVIQDGDSNGFTFKQNKVDVVEFSLPENDGRDEEAEIEPITSGFCKSSETSAGLKYVDSLLNERSNGVNGALSEKYNGENVVNKILIVSGQREIFQSENSQEDEPEGEEFDVERVMKEQKTHDMYCPNCNKCITDRVILKRRKRKIREISKDVPPEVNPGQMTPMHPDEVSNPVERMPVSETLQNERRERDSESRLEAISCFSCFSIFISKGNGFLCWRFKPKLTVTQHSDVPSAGYIDATGRDDEKGTAFPLWILTCCQPYHAEKPVSKPGPKSPPIPEKDVLPQQSEFPSQPSHATDALPEKGQLASSPSQYTHTPLPPEYQPTVSLDSDLPTSRGPVDDISSQPVPLDPVRPEKAAENNIPLWILTLCQPTESVNNAPRTGTKLPTDDMKFPFTPSDEFPVHPIQSATVLDSETKLPSEQQTHAASDKDEPISSLDTDPPPTNEDGTRIQNYESDLSTAPSKDTTEYPISQLPIKDEPGQLIVRKPVNPRISGEDIPSQLDLPEPPSTPPKGDVIVEMPDPPKPQPSDMQPGVSASGSRPLVDVEEPLIQHLHEPPIPGIGVDILKAIVYGGLLECIISLSVITSAAGGDATTLNIVALGLANVFGGLIVLFHNIRVLKHEHALERYEQQLGRPENFVLHAVVAMLSYVVFGLISPIIYGFSFSKSDNKNYKLTTLAAASLVCIAILSVGKAHVRRPPKYFQTVFYYICMGFIVFGVGYAAGDLINTLLKKLNVFDYRVAPVAVPVLGNGAVSRGLSVY, encoded by the exons ATGGACACCAATACAAATGTTACTACTCATACTACTCTTACTCTTACAAATGCTGAAAATCTTGCAATTATTGAGGATAGATCTGTTACTCAACAAGCTCAGGATCAGCAACAAGACGAGGTTAACTATGAGGAGCCCATCTATGTAATTCAGGATGGAG ACAGCAATGGATTtacttttaaacaaaataaagtaGATGTTGTTGAGTTTTCTCTTCCAGAGAATGACGGAAGAGATGAGGAAGCAGAAATTGAGCCTATTACTTCAGGTTTCTGCAAAAGCTCAGAAACTTCTGCTGGCCTCAAATATGTGGATAGCTTGTTAAATGAGAGATCTAATGGAGTCAATGGCGCATTATCTGAGAAATATAATGGTGAAAACGTAGTGAACAAAATTCTTATAGTAAGTGGCCAAAGGGAAATCTTTCAATCCGAAAATTCTCAGGAAGATGAACCGGAAGGAGAAGAATTTGATGTAGAGAGAGTGATGAAGGAGCAAAAAACTCATGATATGTATTGCCCTAATTGTAATAAATGTATTACTGACAGGGTCATTCTGAAAAGACGAAAGAGAAAAATTAGGGAAATTTCTAAAGATGTACCTCCTGAGGTAAATCCTGGTCAAATGACTCCAATGCATCCTGATGAAGTTTCTAATCCTGTTGAAAGAATGCCCGTTAGTGAAACTCTTCAAAATGAACGGCGGGAAAGAGATTCTGAGTCACGTCTTGAAGCGATTTCGTGCTTTTCATGTTTcagcattttcatttctaaag GGAACGGTTTTCTATGCTGGAGATTCAAACCTAAATTAACTGTTACTCAGCATTCAG ATGTGCCTTCAGCTGGATACATAGATGCAACAGGAAGAGATGATGAAAAAG GCACAGCTTTTCCTTTGTGGATTTTGACTTGCTGTCAACCTTACCATGCGGAAAAGCCAG TGTCAAAGCCAGGGCCAAAATCTCCACCAATACCAGAGAAGG ATGTTTTGCCTCAACAAAGCGAATTTCCTTCGCAACCATCTCATG CTACAGATGCTCTGCCCGAAAAAGGTCAACTTGCTTCATCtccgtctcaat ATACACATACACCATTACCTCCTGAATATCAACCTACTGTGTCACTTGATTCTG ATTTACCAACTTCTAGAGGACCTGTTGATG ATATCTCATCCCAACCAGTACCTCTTGATCCTGTAAGGCCCGAAAAAG CCGCAGAGAATAATATTCCACTGTGGATCCTGACCCTTTGTCAGCCTACTGAGAGCGTCAATAACGCACCAAGAACAG GTACCAAACTTCCAACTGATGACATGAAATTTCCTTTTACACCATCTGATG AGTTCCCAGTACATCCTATTCAATCTGCTACAGTACTTGACTCAG AAACCAAGTTACCGTCAGAGCAGCAAACTCATGCAGCATCTGACAAAG ACGAGCCAATATCCTCTCTAGATACCGATCCTCCACCAACAAATGAAGACG GTACAAGAATCCAAAACTATGAGAGTGATCTTTCTACTGCACCATCTAAAG ATACAACAGAATATCCTATTTCACAACTTCCTATAAAAGATGAACCCG GACAACTCATAGTACGTAAGCCTGTAAATCCCAGAATTTCTGGTGAAG ACATTCCATCACAGCTCGATCTGCCAGAACCTCCTTCGACTCCTCCAAAAG GAGATGTGATCGTAGAAATGCCTGATCCACCTAAGCCTCAGCCTTCAGATATGCAACCTGGTGTATCTGCATCTGGATCAAGGCCTTTAGTTGACGTTGAGGAACCACTAATTCAACATTTACATGAACCTCCGATACCTGGAATTGGTGTGGACATATTAAAAGCTATTGTATATGGAGGTCTCTTGGAATGCATCATCAGCTTAAGTGTTATTACCTCAGCAGCCGGTGGAGATGCCACCACAT TAAATATTGTAGCTTTGGGGCTAGCAAACGTTTTTGGAGGATTAATTGTTCTTTTTCATAAT ATAAGGGTGCTAAAACATGAGCATGCATTGGAGCGTTATGAACAACAGCTTGGGAGGCCAGAAAACTTTGTGCTGCATGCAGTTGTTGCCATGTTATCCTATGTTGTTTTTGGTCTAATATCTCCTATCATCTATGGTTTTTCCTTCAGCAAAAGCGATAACAAGAATTATAAGCTCACAACACTTGCAGCTGCTTCACTTGTTTGCATAGCAATCCTTTCTGTAGGGAAGGCGCATGTCCGAAGGCCTCCAAAGTACTTTCAAACAGTCTTCTATTACATATGTATGGGATTCATTGTCTTCGGTGTTGGATATGCTGCAGGTGATCTCATCAACACACTACTTAAGAAGCTCAATGTGTTCGACTATAGAGTCGCGCCTGTTGCTGTGCCAGTGCTCGGAAATGGAGCAGTGAGCAGGGGATTGTCGGTTTATTAG